A genomic region of Chionomys nivalis chromosome 12, mChiNiv1.1, whole genome shotgun sequence contains the following coding sequences:
- the LOC130885224 gene encoding 40S ribosomal protein S19-like, whose amino-acid sequence MGTHSQFVESSLLREQNPGLFGAFQGSSLANNPNECNPGQRGDRTIPGVTVKDINQQEFVRALAAFLKKSGKLKVPKWVDTVKLARHKELAPYDENWFYTRAASTARHLYLRGGAGVGSMTKIYGGRQRNGVRPSHFSRGSKSVGHRILQALEGLKMVEKDQDGGHKLTPQGQQGQRDLDRIAGQVAAANKKH is encoded by the exons atggggaCTCACTCTCAGTTTGTGGAAAGCAGCCTTTTGCGTGAGCAAAATCCTGGATTGTTTGGAGCTTTCCAAGGAAGCTCCTTGGCCAACAACCCAAATGAATGCAACCCTGGG CAGCGCGGAGACCGCACGATACCTGGAGTTACTGTGAAAGACATTAACCAGCAGGAGTTCGTCAGAGCTCTGGCAGCCTTCCTCAAAAAGTCCGGGAAGCTGAAAGTCCCCAAATGGGTGGACACAGTCAAGCTGGCCAGACATAAAGAGCTTGCCCCCTATGATGAGAACTGGTTCTACACACGAGCTGCCTCTACAGCACGGCACCTGTACCTGCGTGGTGGTGCCGGGGTTGGCTCCATGACCAAGATCTATGGAGGACGGCAGAGAAACGGTGTCAGGCCCAGCCACTTCAGCAGAGGCTCCAAGAGTGTGGGCCACCGCATTCTCCAAGCCCTGGAGGGACTGAAAATGGTGGAAAAGGACCAAGATGGGGGCCACAAGCTAACACCTCAGGgacagcagggacagagagatctgGACAGGATTGCCGGACAGGTGGCAGCTGCCAACAAGAAGCATTAG